The following proteins are co-located in the Dromiciops gliroides isolate mDroGli1 chromosome 2, mDroGli1.pri, whole genome shotgun sequence genome:
- the LOC122741747 gene encoding olfactory receptor 1N2-like: MKVENQTVVSEFLLLGLSEQPEEQLILFGLFLVMYLVAVVGNLSIILAIGSDSHLHSPMYFFVANLSFADICFISTTVPKMLVNIWTQSQTISYEGCLTQMHFFMTFGALDDFLLGVMAYDRFVAICRPLHYATVMNSGICVLLLAVCWFLTNLAALLHTFLMAGLTFCTENSIPHFFCDLTPLLSLSCSDTSTNQLMLFVVGSIVLTAPLTLIVISYVRIISAILRIPSTSGRWKAFSTCGSHLTVVSLFYGAAIGVYLCPPSTHSAGKDRIAAVLYTVVTPMLNPFIYSLRNRDMKGALGKLLLSRKALSS, translated from the coding sequence ATGAAAGTAGAAAACCAGACCGttgtctctgaattcctcctcctGGGACTCTCTGAACAACCAGAGGAACAGCTTATTCTTTTTGGGTTGTTCCTGGTCATGTACCTGGTCGCTGTGGTAGGAAATCTTTCCATCATCCTGGCCATCGGCTCTGACTCACATCTGCACAGCCCTATGTATTTCTTTGTGGCAAACCTGTCCTTTGCTGACATCTGTTTTATCTCTACCACTGTCCCCAAGATGCTAGTAAATatctggacccagagtcagacCATATCCTATGAAGGCTGTCTGACTCAGATGCATTTCTTCATGACATTTGGGGCCCTTGATGATTTTCTTCTGGGAGTTATGGCATATGACCGCTTTGTAGCCATCTGCCGGCCCCTCCACTATGCCACCGTCATGAACTCTGGAATTTGTGTTctactactagctgtgtgctgGTTTCTCACCAACTTGGCTGCCCTTTTACATACTTTCCTCATGGCTGGCTTGACTTTCTGTACAGAGAATAGCATTCCCCACTTCTTTTGTGACTTGACTCCTTTGCTATCACTCTCCTGCTCAGACACCAGCACTAACCAGCTGATGTTGTTTGTTGTGGGATCAATAGTCCTCACTGCTCCCCTAACACTCATTGTTATCTCCTATGTTCGCATCATCTCTGCCATTCTAAGGATACCGTCTACCTCTGGACGGTGGAAAGCCTTTTCTACCTGTGGTTCACATCTCACTGTGGTTTCCCTATTCTATGGGGCAGCTATTGGGGTCTATCTGTGTCCACCATCCACACATTCTGCTGGAAAAGACAGAATCGCTGCTGTTCTTTATACTGTGGTCACTCCTATGTTGAACCCTTTCATATATAGCCTGAGGAACAGGGATATGAAGGGAGCTTTGGGGAAACTCCTCCTTAGTAGGAAAGCATTGTCTTCTTAG
- the LOC122742895 gene encoding olfactory receptor-like protein I9, translating into MGKGNQTSVSEFFLLGFSQRPEQQLIFFGLFLSMYLVTLVGNLTIILAIIFDSHLHIPMYFFVANLSFADMNFPSTTVPKMLADNRSGNNKISYGGCLAQLYFFGLLADLDNFLLAVMAYDRYVAISCPLYYATAMSPQHCVLMVVVSWVVTVIHALLHILLLDRLVFCGPNTIPHFYCDLIPLLKLACSDTHVNELMLFLVSGPLLVGPFLCILVSYIYIFLAILKIHSPQGKHKAFSNCTSHLSMVSLFYGSAIGAYLCPSPISSTGKERAFAVMYMVVTPMLNPFIYSLRNKDMKRAIRNILSHKTILS; encoded by the exons ATGGGCAAAGGAAACCAGACCAGTGTCTCTGAATTCTTTCTCTTGGGATTCTCCCAGAGGCCTGAGCAGCAGCTGATATTCTTTGGATTGTTCCTGAGCATGTATTTGGTCACTTTAGTTGGGAACTTGACCATCATCCTGGCCATTATATTTGACTCTCACCTCCATATCCCAATGTATTTCTTTGTGGCTAACCTCTCCTTTGCTGACATGAATTTTCCCTCCACCACAGTCCCCAAGATGCTGGCTGACAATAGatcaggaaataataaaatttctTATGGTGGATGCCTGGCACAGCTCTACTTCTTTGGCCTGCTTGCAGATCTGGACAATTTCCTCTTGGCTGTCATGGCCTATGACCGTTACGTGGCCATCAGTTGTCCCCTATATTATGCCACTGCCATGAGTCCCCAACACTGTGTTTTGATGGTCGTAGTATCCTGGGTAGTTACTGTCATTCATGCCCTGCTACACATTCTCCTACTGGATCGGCTGGTCTTCTGTGGTCCTAATACCATACCCCACTTCTACTGTGACCTGATTCCACTCTTAAAGCTAGCCTGTTCAGACACCCATGTAAATGAGCTGATGCTCTTCCTAGTGTCTGGTCCTTTACTCGTTGGGCCTTTTCTGTGTATCTTAGTGTCTTACATTTACATATTCTTGGCCATACTGAAAATCCATTCTCCACAGGGGAAACACAAAGCCTTTTCCAACTGCACTTCCCACCTCTCCATGGTCTCCCTGTTCTATGGGTCAGCAATTGGGGCTTATTTGTGTCCCTCACCCATTAGCTCCACTGGGAAAGAGAGAGCTTTTGCAGTCATGTACATGGTGGTGACCCCGATGCTGAACCCCTTCATCTATAGCTTGAGGAATAAGGACATGAAGAGGGCCATAAGGAA tattctttcccaTAAAACTATCTTGTCATAG